From Halapricum desulfuricans, a single genomic window includes:
- the pstB gene encoding phosphate ABC transporter ATP-binding protein PstB: protein MSDSQTTHESDSIGVETTATSTTTAGETDERIEDDWIDYRFEGTPKLSVQDLDVYYGDEHALQDISMDIPEQSVTALIGPSGCGKSTFLRSLNRMNDRIKSARVEGTVELDGADIYQEGTNLVELRKRVGMVFQSPNPFPKSIRDNVSYGPRKHGEINTGLLARLLGQDDTDEEEALVERSLKQAALWDEVNERLGDNALGLSGGQQQRLCIARALATDPEVILMDEPASALDPIATSKIEDLIEELAEEYTVVVVTHNMQQAARISDQTAVFLTGGELVEYDDTDKIFENPESQRVEDYITGKFG from the coding sequence ATGAGCGACTCACAGACCACACACGAATCAGACAGTATCGGCGTCGAAACGACCGCGACCAGTACGACGACCGCTGGCGAGACCGACGAGCGAATCGAAGACGACTGGATCGACTATCGGTTCGAGGGAACGCCGAAACTCTCCGTGCAGGACCTCGACGTCTACTACGGGGACGAACACGCGCTGCAGGACATCTCGATGGACATCCCCGAGCAGAGCGTCACGGCCCTGATCGGTCCGTCCGGCTGTGGCAAGTCGACGTTCCTGCGAAGCCTCAACCGGATGAACGACCGCATCAAGAGCGCCCGGGTCGAGGGGACCGTCGAGCTCGACGGGGCGGACATCTACCAGGAGGGGACAAACCTGGTCGAGCTGCGCAAGCGCGTCGGGATGGTCTTCCAGTCACCGAACCCCTTCCCGAAATCGATCAGGGACAACGTCTCCTACGGGCCGCGGAAACACGGCGAGATCAATACGGGGTTGCTCGCCCGTCTGCTGGGTCAGGACGACACCGACGAAGAAGAGGCGCTCGTCGAACGGTCGCTCAAACAGGCCGCGCTCTGGGACGAGGTCAACGAACGACTGGGAGACAACGCTCTCGGGCTCTCCGGCGGCCAGCAACAGCGCCTCTGTATCGCTCGCGCGCTCGCGACCGATCCCGAGGTCATCCTCATGGACGAACCGGCGAGCGCGCTGGATCCCATCGCGACCTCGAAGATCGAAGACCTCATCGAGGAACTCGCCGAGGAGTACACCGTCGTCGTCGTCACCCACAACATGCAGCAGGCGGCCCGGATATCCGACCAGACAGCCGTCTTCCTCACTGGCGGGGAACTCGTCGAATACGACGACACCGACAAGATCTTCGAGAACCCCGAGAGTCAGCGCGTCGAGGATTACATCACCGGCAAATTCGGATGA
- the pstA gene encoding phosphate ABC transporter permease PstA, whose product MSTDIRTTTLVESGSSTREILGGSVAALAVLTVVAGFLSAAMIVPATSTIVGVEVGTLIAGLLVVSGFGLLAAGVASVQGVIEADPTYTPGIPTAVTYGLVWAVAGAVVSIVVFDLGALWPVVALLVAAAVGIGTVLVREDLGVTVPAGAFLLAAGGSVLAGVLTPGAQWKPPALSATFTGTVAIPLLAIAGGLLAVWAGARVHGGFGARGRQNGAHALIGANAIAMISLLVLIVTFIAIKGFGPMTEGIRYGFYPGFYHWFHFHVPIVDTYVIVSGPEIWFYWPFVMEPFHQLGTLQSGVLPAIVGTFWLVLGAVLFAVPLGIGAAVFLTEYAEQGRFTQLVEVSTNGLWSTPSIVYGLFGLAFLVPRIGNGRSIVAGQLVLGFMLLPLVVITSRESLQSVPDEYRDASAALGVGKWQTIRSVVVPAAMPGVITGVILGVGRIAGETAPILLVTSSDPFEDTVPNVLGSFELTLSPPFVANEALMEASSALPYQLYGLISAGLGDNLDFAWGTALVLLIVVLGFYAIGIASRVYFRRKLNQ is encoded by the coding sequence ATGAGCACGGACATCCGAACGACCACGCTCGTCGAGTCCGGGTCGTCGACGAGAGAGATACTCGGGGGTTCGGTCGCCGCACTGGCGGTGTTGACTGTCGTCGCCGGGTTCCTCAGTGCGGCGATGATCGTCCCGGCCACGTCGACGATCGTCGGCGTCGAGGTCGGCACACTCATCGCCGGTCTGTTGGTCGTATCCGGCTTTGGGCTCCTCGCGGCCGGTGTCGCGTCAGTCCAGGGCGTCATCGAGGCGGACCCGACGTACACCCCCGGCATCCCGACGGCCGTCACCTACGGCCTCGTGTGGGCTGTTGCGGGCGCGGTCGTCTCGATCGTCGTGTTCGACCTGGGCGCACTCTGGCCGGTAGTCGCACTCCTCGTCGCCGCCGCCGTCGGGATCGGGACGGTACTCGTCCGTGAGGATCTCGGCGTGACTGTGCCAGCAGGGGCGTTCCTGCTGGCCGCTGGCGGGAGCGTTCTCGCCGGAGTACTCACGCCTGGCGCCCAGTGGAAGCCCCCCGCACTGTCAGCGACGTTCACGGGAACCGTCGCCATTCCGCTCCTCGCCATCGCCGGCGGGTTACTCGCCGTCTGGGCGGGTGCCAGGGTCCACGGCGGCTTCGGTGCCCGCGGCAGACAGAACGGTGCACACGCGCTGATCGGTGCCAACGCCATCGCGATGATATCGTTGCTCGTGTTAATCGTCACGTTCATCGCGATCAAGGGGTTCGGACCGATGACGGAGGGGATCAGGTACGGGTTCTATCCCGGGTTCTATCACTGGTTCCACTTCCACGTTCCCATCGTCGATACGTACGTCATCGTCAGCGGCCCCGAGATCTGGTTCTACTGGCCGTTCGTCATGGAACCGTTCCACCAGCTGGGCACGCTGCAAAGCGGCGTGCTGCCGGCGATCGTCGGCACGTTCTGGCTCGTGCTCGGCGCGGTGCTGTTCGCGGTTCCGCTCGGTATCGGTGCGGCGGTGTTCCTCACGGAGTACGCCGAACAGGGCCGGTTCACGCAGCTCGTCGAGGTCTCGACGAACGGCCTCTGGAGCACGCCGAGCATCGTCTACGGGCTGTTCGGTCTCGCGTTTCTCGTCCCCCGCATCGGTAACGGCCGCTCGATCGTCGCCGGCCAGCTGGTACTCGGGTTCATGCTCCTGCCGCTGGTCGTCATCACCAGCCGGGAGTCGCTGCAGAGCGTTCCCGACGAGTACCGTGACGCCAGTGCCGCTCTCGGCGTCGGCAAGTGGCAGACGATTCGGAGCGTCGTCGTCCCCGCTGCGATGCCGGGCGTCATCACCGGTGTCATTCTCGGCGTCGGGCGCATCGCCGGCGAAACGGCACCGATCCTGCTCGTCACGTCGAGCGACCCGTTCGAGGATACCGTGCCGAACGTCCTCGGGTCGTTCGAGCTCACGCTGTCGCCCCCGTTCGTGGCAAACGAAGCGCTGATGGAGGCGTCGAGCGCGCTCCCATACCAGCTATACGGCCTCATTTCGGCCGGCCTCGGCGATAATCTCGACTTCGCCTGGGGGACCGCACTGGTGCTCCTGATCGTCGTTCTGGGCTTCTACGCGATCGGCATCGCCTCGCGAGTGTACTTCCGGCGGAAACTCAACCAATGA
- the pstC gene encoding phosphate ABC transporter permease subunit PstC: MTSPGYFDSIEAGVRTSGIAGGLILLAFVSVFALPQATVYLLGGFVVTVVYGWFTDRERTAKFLFLLMTVSTVLILGLITIYLIVESIPAFSAVGFDLFFQTQWTSSEGIYTLVPMIWGTFVTTIIAMCVAGPLGLAGAIFLSEIAPGWAREITKPAIEVMAGIPSIVYGFLGYIVFSKFLTREAALQLPQLGSLFAVGIVIGLMALPTVVSVAEDALAAVPDAMRDGSHALGVTDWQTTNSVTIPAAFSGVSAAVLLGVGRVVGETMAATVILANVTRLPDPLTDVFGNTITLTSLIANQHGTASGRQLSVLFAAGVVLFITVLSLSIGSQYIETRMQRKLGGKQ, from the coding sequence ATGACATCGCCCGGGTATTTCGACTCGATCGAGGCGGGCGTGCGAACTAGCGGCATAGCTGGAGGTCTCATCCTGCTGGCCTTCGTTTCGGTGTTCGCGCTCCCACAGGCGACGGTCTATCTGCTCGGTGGCTTTGTCGTTACAGTGGTCTACGGGTGGTTCACGGACCGCGAGCGGACGGCGAAGTTCCTGTTTCTCCTGATGACTGTTTCCACGGTCCTCATCCTGGGACTGATCACGATCTATCTGATCGTCGAATCGATACCTGCCTTCAGCGCGGTCGGATTCGACCTCTTCTTCCAGACGCAGTGGACCTCCAGCGAGGGGATATACACGCTCGTTCCGATGATCTGGGGGACGTTCGTCACGACGATCATCGCGATGTGCGTGGCCGGTCCGCTGGGCCTCGCTGGCGCGATATTCCTCAGCGAAATCGCGCCGGGCTGGGCGCGTGAGATCACCAAGCCGGCGATCGAGGTCATGGCCGGAATCCCGTCGATCGTCTACGGCTTTCTCGGATACATCGTCTTCAGCAAGTTCCTCACGCGTGAAGCGGCCCTCCAGTTACCGCAACTGGGAAGCCTCTTCGCCGTCGGGATCGTCATCGGACTGATGGCGCTGCCGACGGTCGTCTCGGTCGCTGAAGACGCGCTGGCGGCTGTTCCCGACGCGATGCGAGACGGGTCGCACGCGCTGGGGGTGACCGACTGGCAGACGACGAACTCAGTCACGATCCCCGCAGCGTTTTCCGGCGTCTCCGCGGCCGTCTTGCTCGGCGTCGGACGCGTCGTCGGTGAAACGATGGCAGCAACGGTGATCCTCGCGAACGTGACGCGTCTTCCGGATCCCCTCACCGACGTCTTCGGGAACACGATCACGCTCACCAGTCTCATCGCGAATCAGCACGGGACCGCGAGCGGCCGCCAGCTATCGGTGTTGTTCGCGGCCGGCGTCGTCCTGTTCATTACCGTCCTTTCGCTGAGTATCGGATCCCAGTATATCGAGACACGCATGCAACGGAAACTCGGAGGGAAACAATGA
- a CDS encoding PstS family phosphate ABC transporter substrate-binding protein: MVMWDTSVNRRAFLAGSAGVAASFASGCITMSATPPGQNDQQGVGQSDSILKTGGSSTVYPIVKLASSHWNGNYPTSDLEYWGPTQYGITTDKRLANYWASRYGFEAGENRTPPFNVSVSLSHSGTGLENLQAGRVSIGNASASVSAEFPEMSQEELDKFEDHVVGVDAQPIVVSKEIYQSGVTRITAEQLKAIYSGEIDDWSQIDGYNGESKSIQAIGRTPGSGTDTSFRKNLYGDPDTPIPGADQRKGQNQQVKNIISNSDNAIGYMALGFVDDSIETLTLVFDGTEFVPGENLSDADYPLSRDLHCYTYDGTSKMEAAFLSMILSDFGQEKFVKASNYSVLTDERQQNQLDALPDTEQ; this comes from the coding sequence ATGGTGATGTGGGACACCTCTGTAAACCGACGCGCCTTCCTGGCGGGGTCTGCCGGCGTCGCAGCATCGTTCGCGAGCGGTTGCATCACGATGAGTGCGACACCGCCGGGACAGAACGACCAGCAGGGAGTCGGCCAATCGGATAGCATTCTGAAGACGGGCGGGTCGTCGACAGTGTATCCCATCGTAAAACTGGCATCGTCACACTGGAACGGGAACTATCCGACGTCGGATCTCGAGTACTGGGGACCGACCCAGTACGGCATCACGACCGACAAGCGCCTCGCGAACTACTGGGCGAGCCGCTATGGATTCGAGGCGGGCGAGAACAGAACGCCGCCGTTCAACGTCTCTGTCAGCCTGAGCCACTCCGGGACGGGCCTGGAGAACTTGCAGGCGGGTCGCGTGTCGATCGGGAACGCGAGTGCGTCTGTCTCCGCGGAGTTCCCGGAGATGTCGCAGGAGGAACTCGATAAGTTCGAAGACCACGTCGTCGGCGTCGACGCGCAGCCGATCGTCGTGAGCAAGGAGATCTACCAGTCGGGCGTCACTCGAATAACCGCCGAACAGCTGAAGGCGATCTACAGCGGCGAGATCGACGACTGGTCACAGATCGACGGATACAACGGCGAGAGCAAGTCGATCCAGGCGATCGGTCGGACGCCCGGCTCCGGGACTGACACCTCGTTCCGGAAGAATCTCTACGGGGATCCGGACACCCCGATCCCGGGAGCCGACCAGCGGAAAGGACAGAATCAGCAGGTCAAAAACATCATTTCCAACTCCGACAACGCGATCGGATACATGGCGCTGGGCTTCGTCGACGACTCGATCGAGACGCTTACGCTCGTGTTCGACGGCACGGAGTTCGTCCCGGGCGAGAACCTCTCCGACGCCGACTATCCGCTCTCTCGCGACCTCCACTGCTACACCTACGACGGAACGTCCAAGATGGAAGCCGCGTTCCTCAGCATGATACTCAGCGACTTCGGTCAGGAGAAGTTCGTCAAGGCGTCGAACTACTCGGTGCTGACTGACGAACGACAGCAGAACCAGCTGGACGCGCTCCCCGATACAGAACAATGA
- the pstA gene encoding phosphate ABC transporter permease PstA has product MSDAYSRPLVRTGTSSYERAAVLTIALAFALFGGAVGTFFGWVPTTETVGGVSGLTFFGAASGALGAAIVGLGIASNRANVGTQPGASTGVTASTVLAVVWLLTARALLGTVIDAGALAWALAVGIGAGVWYATVTAREDLGSTLPVGGFLVVIGAIIISGLVGPGWQWESTAFAVTVSARTVVPLVTMGGGLLAIWTAGKAYGGFGATGRQHGAFLLLSLVVVLVIGVLAFLLLYVAERGIGTVVENLSVSAGTLAVVGTAALIEFAVQARRGFGASSAPRIVATYVRAGLAGLLAVGILGLGYAVLTGSPLSTATTTIEPTLTAGAVPAVLVAGWGLLVLRARSPSWNPVGDAQQTLRRITLTLVGLSLAAVGLQAVAGPLVVAGIAPVAWLALLVAGIGLLGVVGRSLSERSDGSGQAWLAPASYSGRLFLWGIIAAGLHALVTGRAVGTHTVGIVDRGTIVWPFVTNPTQGLGIQTGVYPALVGTIWIVLGAVVFAVPIAVGAAVFLTEYAEDSAFTGAVDIATNGLWSTPSIVFGLFGLAFVVPRFGNSGSILASQLVLGFMLLPLVLITSREAMQSVPDEYRDASAALGVSRWQTIRSVVIPASMPGIITGVILGVGRIAGETAPLLLVLNGPVAPTRAPSVLSSFRVGVSMQPPFVHVSNPALLESASALPYQLYAIITAGVLDDLAFGWGTAFVLLGVVLAFFAVAVASRRYFRKKLHHD; this is encoded by the coding sequence ATGAGCGACGCCTACAGCCGTCCACTCGTTCGGACGGGGACCTCGAGCTACGAGCGGGCCGCAGTACTCACGATCGCGCTCGCGTTCGCGCTGTTCGGCGGCGCAGTCGGGACGTTCTTCGGCTGGGTGCCGACGACCGAGACTGTCGGTGGCGTCTCCGGGTTGACCTTCTTTGGGGCTGCCAGCGGTGCTCTCGGCGCAGCGATTGTCGGTCTGGGAATCGCATCCAACCGGGCGAACGTCGGAACACAGCCCGGCGCGAGCACCGGCGTCACCGCCAGCACCGTTCTCGCAGTCGTGTGGCTGCTGACGGCGAGAGCGCTTCTCGGGACGGTGATCGACGCCGGCGCGCTGGCGTGGGCCCTCGCAGTCGGTATCGGTGCAGGTGTCTGGTACGCGACGGTCACCGCGCGCGAGGATCTCGGGTCGACGCTGCCGGTCGGCGGGTTCCTCGTGGTGATCGGTGCGATCATCATATCGGGGCTCGTCGGACCCGGCTGGCAGTGGGAGTCGACGGCTTTCGCGGTGACCGTCTCAGCCAGAACTGTGGTCCCGCTGGTGACGATGGGCGGCGGACTGCTGGCGATCTGGACGGCCGGCAAGGCTTACGGCGGGTTCGGTGCGACTGGTCGCCAGCACGGCGCGTTTCTGCTGCTCTCGCTCGTCGTCGTGCTCGTCATCGGCGTGCTGGCGTTCCTGCTGCTGTATGTCGCCGAGCGCGGGATCGGCACGGTCGTCGAAAACCTCTCGGTCAGCGCCGGGACGCTCGCGGTCGTCGGTACGGCCGCGCTGATCGAGTTTGCCGTGCAGGCCCGACGCGGATTCGGTGCCAGCTCCGCCCCGCGGATTGTTGCCACCTACGTACGCGCCGGGCTCGCCGGACTGCTCGCGGTCGGCATACTCGGTCTCGGATACGCCGTCCTTACCGGGTCGCCCCTCTCGACGGCGACTACGACGATCGAGCCGACGCTGACTGCCGGGGCCGTGCCGGCGGTGCTGGTCGCCGGCTGGGGGTTGCTGGTACTCCGCGCTCGCTCCCCGTCCTGGAACCCTGTCGGGGACGCCCAGCAGACACTCCGACGAATTACACTCACTCTCGTGGGACTATCGCTTGCCGCTGTTGGCCTGCAGGCGGTCGCCGGCCCGCTCGTCGTCGCCGGGATCGCGCCGGTCGCGTGGCTGGCGCTGCTCGTGGCCGGTATCGGTCTGCTCGGGGTCGTTGGCCGTTCCCTGTCCGAACGGTCCGATGGTAGCGGCCAAGCGTGGCTGGCGCCCGCTAGTTACAGCGGGCGGCTGTTCCTGTGGGGTATCATCGCTGCAGGTCTCCACGCGCTCGTGACGGGCAGGGCCGTCGGTACGCACACCGTCGGCATCGTCGATCGCGGCACGATCGTCTGGCCGTTCGTGACCAACCCCACCCAGGGGCTCGGCATCCAGACTGGTGTCTACCCGGCGCTGGTCGGGACGATCTGGATCGTCCTCGGGGCGGTCGTCTTCGCCGTCCCCATCGCCGTCGGCGCGGCCGTCTTCCTGACCGAATACGCCGAGGACAGCGCCTTCACCGGCGCGGTCGATATCGCGACGAACGGCCTCTGGAGTACCCCGAGTATCGTCTTCGGCCTCTTCGGGCTGGCGTTCGTCGTGCCCCGGTTCGGCAACAGCGGCTCGATTCTGGCGTCCCAACTTGTGCTCGGATTCATGCTGTTGCCGCTGGTGTTGATCACCAGCCGTGAGGCGATGCAGAGCGTCCCCGACGAGTACCGCGACGCCAGCGCCGCCCTGGGCGTGAGCCGCTGGCAGACGATCCGATCCGTCGTGATTCCCGCGTCGATGCCCGGCATCATCACCGGCGTCATCCTGGGGGTCGGCCGGATCGCCGGGGAGACGGCACCCCTGCTGCTGGTGCTCAACGGCCCCGTCGCGCCGACGCGGGCGCCGAGCGTCCTCTCTAGTTTCCGGGTCGGCGTGTCGATGCAGCCGCCGTTCGTTCACGTCTCGAACCCGGCGCTGCTGGAATCGGCCAGTGCGTTGCCCTATCAACTGTACGCGATCATCACGGCCGGCGTGCTCGACGACCTGGCTTTCGGCTGGGGGACGGCGTTCGTACTCCTCGGCGTCGTCCTCGCGTTTTTCGCCGTGGCCGTCGCTTCACGACGTTACTTCAGGAAGAAATTACACCATGACTGA
- the pstC gene encoding phosphate ABC transporter permease subunit PstC: MFDNRTTNPLSAVTQWGHARVASLRRSIDELDRLSLLLAVGQITLVVCSFAGFLLQSLWTPLFVVLFLAVSGLGWVYRQALTAKVVTFLMTVSALVTLGLIAVFLVLESIPAFRTAGLELINPFGENVWSSSQGSYSLIPMLWGTILTTIVAIAVAGPLGIAGALFISEIAPGWLRDIVKPAVEILAGIPSIVYGFIGFTIVNPYVTDRLSVSPGAMFAIGVVIGFMALPTVVSVAEDALAAVPNAMKDGSLAVGATDWQTIGSVTLPAAFSGVSAAVLLGIGRAMGETMAATVMISHSRRLPEPTGYNVFDSTETLTTFIASSYGHVTPGGTFWSALFAAGVLLMVIVTGLGIVSQLVEMRMRRTLGGNQ; encoded by the coding sequence ATGTTCGACAACCGTACGACGAATCCGCTGTCGGCCGTGACCCAGTGGGGACACGCACGTGTCGCCTCGCTTCGGCGGTCGATCGACGAACTCGACCGTCTCAGCCTCCTGTTGGCCGTCGGCCAGATCACACTGGTCGTCTGCAGTTTCGCTGGCTTCCTGCTGCAGTCGCTGTGGACGCCACTTTTCGTCGTCCTCTTTCTGGCCGTGTCGGGGCTCGGCTGGGTCTATCGGCAGGCACTGACAGCGAAGGTGGTAACGTTTCTGATGACCGTCTCGGCACTGGTAACGCTCGGGCTGATCGCCGTATTCCTCGTGCTGGAGTCGATTCCGGCGTTCCGGACGGCGGGGCTCGAGTTGATCAACCCATTCGGCGAGAACGTCTGGTCGTCCAGCCAGGGCAGTTACTCGCTGATCCCGATGCTGTGGGGGACGATCCTGACGACGATCGTCGCGATCGCCGTGGCCGGCCCGCTGGGAATCGCTGGAGCGCTGTTCATCAGCGAGATCGCGCCCGGCTGGCTGCGGGATATCGTCAAGCCGGCCGTCGAGATCCTGGCCGGCATCCCCTCGATCGTCTATGGGTTCATCGGGTTCACGATCGTCAACCCCTACGTCACCGATCGGCTGTCCGTCTCGCCCGGTGCGATGTTCGCGATCGGCGTCGTCATCGGGTTCATGGCGCTCCCGACGGTCGTCTCGGTCGCTGAAGACGCGCTGGCGGCCGTCCCGAACGCGATGAAAGACGGCTCTCTCGCGGTCGGGGCGACGGACTGGCAGACGATCGGTAGCGTCACACTCCCGGCCGCGTTCTCGGGCGTCTCGGCGGCAGTCCTGCTCGGGATCGGCCGTGCGATGGGCGAGACGATGGCCGCGACGGTGATGATCTCACACAGCCGTCGACTTCCCGAACCGACAGGGTACAACGTCTTTGACAGCACGGAGACGCTGACGACCTTTATCGCCAGCAGCTACGGCCACGTCACGCCAGGCGGGACGTTCTGGAGCGCGCTGTTCGCGGCCGGCGTCCTGCTGATGGTGATCGTCACCGGTCTCGGGATCGTCTCTCAACTCGTCGAGATGCGGATGCGACGGACGCTCGGAGGGAACCAATGA
- a CDS encoding PstS family phosphate ABC transporter substrate-binding protein: MSRHHAVSRRKFLVGSGTAGAIALAGCSMGQGQEGSGTSALTADGSSTVYPITNDASGLWNGNPPADDQEYWGPSQYGIETDLNLADYWADKYGFEPTEQRSVPPFQVQVALSHSGTGVEAVINDRVDIGDASSTAESILGSDNEDLENIVDHVVGVDGQPIVVSREIADAGVELITGDELRAIYKGEITNWSAVGGPDKEIYAIGRSEDSGTDTAFRSNLYGDPDAPISPDTRKGQNQQVKTLVEQNDNAIAYIALAFVEPDGPTPPIDLELDGTVYSYGDNLGAEGYPLSRDLHAYTYDGTSEKEAAFINMLLSEFGQTNFVEPNNYFKIPPERREAEREKLPDQA, translated from the coding sequence ATGTCACGTCATCACGCCGTGTCGCGACGCAAGTTCCTCGTCGGTTCAGGCACCGCGGGCGCCATCGCACTGGCTGGCTGTTCGATGGGGCAAGGCCAGGAAGGATCGGGGACATCGGCACTGACCGCGGACGGGTCTTCGACGGTGTACCCGATCACGAACGACGCCTCGGGGCTGTGGAACGGAAACCCGCCGGCCGACGACCAGGAGTACTGGGGTCCGAGCCAGTACGGTATCGAGACGGATCTGAACCTCGCGGATTACTGGGCTGACAAGTACGGCTTCGAGCCGACCGAACAGCGCAGCGTCCCGCCGTTCCAGGTGCAGGTCGCGCTGAGCCACTCCGGGACTGGTGTGGAAGCGGTCATCAACGATCGCGTCGACATCGGCGACGCCAGTTCGACCGCCGAGTCCATCCTCGGGAGCGACAACGAGGACCTGGAGAACATCGTCGACCACGTCGTCGGCGTCGACGGCCAGCCGATCGTCGTGAGCCGCGAGATCGCCGACGCGGGCGTCGAGCTGATCACCGGCGACGAGCTCCGTGCGATCTACAAGGGCGAAATCACCAACTGGAGCGCGGTCGGAGGCCCGGACAAGGAGATTTACGCGATCGGTCGCTCGGAAGACTCCGGCACCGACACCGCGTTCCGGTCGAACCTCTACGGCGACCCGGACGCGCCGATCAGTCCCGACACCCGCAAGGGACAAAACCAGCAGGTCAAGACCCTCGTCGAGCAGAACGACAACGCGATCGCGTACATCGCGCTGGCGTTCGTCGAACCCGACGGCCCCACGCCGCCGATCGACCTCGAACTCGACGGGACGGTCTACAGCTACGGCGACAACCTCGGCGCGGAGGGGTATCCGCTGAGTCGGGACCTCCACGCGTACACCTACGACGGGACCTCCGAGAAGGAAGCCGCGTTCATCAACATGCTGCTCTCGGAGTTCGGCCAGACTAACTTCGTCGAGCCGAACAACTACTTCAAGATTCCGCCGGAACGGCGCGAGGCCGAACGCGAAAAGCTCCCCGACCAGGCATAG
- a CDS encoding phosphate signaling complex PhoU family protein — protein sequence METRKVQVTGGSTYTVSLPKEWATDNEVSAGSIVEFHSEEDLLLLSPKDETDRTEGRLDITGLESDHELTRAVMTMYVSGFDIITLEANRITAAQRRVIREATQGLVGLEVIEETSEDVVLQDLLDSSELSVNNAITRMRLVSLTMLSDAVDALIEDDDDLAEDVIQRDDDVDRLWYMVSRVFRTVLRDPTAARDIGFPRETVFDYQSAARQLERIADHAAKIAQIALEIEGSNEDEGETLSGLRDAAVSVPELAMDALFEDDSDEATRMANEARAMIRDIDAHAREVDNEIRQLDDPQRAQRLGLVVDSLTRTADYGSNIAESALQKAAPRPS from the coding sequence ATGGAGACGCGGAAAGTCCAGGTGACGGGCGGCTCGACGTACACCGTTTCGCTCCCGAAGGAATGGGCGACCGACAACGAGGTCAGTGCGGGCTCGATCGTCGAGTTCCACTCCGAAGAGGACCTGCTGTTGCTCTCGCCGAAAGACGAGACCGACCGCACGGAGGGCAGGCTCGACATCACGGGTCTTGAGTCCGATCACGAACTCACGCGTGCGGTGATGACGATGTACGTCAGCGGGTTCGACATCATCACGCTCGAAGCCAACCGGATCACGGCCGCCCAGCGCCGTGTCATCCGGGAGGCCACCCAGGGGCTCGTCGGCCTGGAAGTGATCGAGGAGACCAGCGAGGACGTGGTGTTACAGGACCTGCTCGACTCCTCGGAGCTGTCGGTCAACAACGCGATCACGCGGATGCGCCTGGTGTCGCTGACGATGCTGTCGGACGCGGTCGACGCACTGATCGAAGACGACGACGACCTCGCGGAGGACGTCATCCAGCGCGACGACGACGTCGACCGGCTCTGGTATATGGTCTCGCGCGTGTTCCGGACGGTCCTCCGGGATCCGACTGCTGCCAGGGACATCGGCTTTCCCCGGGAGACAGTCTTCGACTATCAGTCCGCGGCTCGACAGCTGGAACGGATCGCCGATCACGCCGCGAAGATCGCCCAGATCGCCCTCGAAATCGAGGGCAGCAACGAAGACGAGGGGGAGACACTCAGCGGACTCCGGGACGCGGCCGTCAGCGTGCCCGAACTCGCGATGGACGCGCTGTTCGAGGACGACTCCGACGAGGCGACCCGGATGGCCAACGAGGCGCGCGCGATGATCCGGGACATCGACGCTCACGCGCGCGAGGTCGACAACGAGATACGGCAGCTCGACGACCCACAGCGGGCACAGCGACTCGGCCTCGTCGTCGACTCGCTGACCCGAACTGCCGACTACGGCAGTAACATCGCCGAGAGTGCGCTACAGAAAGCCGCACCGCGGCCGAGCTAG
- a CDS encoding 30S ribosomal protein S8e — protein MKFQGRSTRKRTGGRRRHARNKRKYELGDEPTETELDEPSLKTIDARGNTTKVRALSTNVASVADGDEVSEAEIENVVENPANPNYIRRNIITKGAVIETSEGEARVTSRPGQDGQVNAVLVE, from the coding sequence ATGAAATTCCAGGGACGTTCGACACGCAAGCGAACCGGTGGCCGCCGCCGCCACGCTCGAAACAAGCGCAAGTATGAACTCGGCGACGAGCCGACCGAGACCGAACTCGACGAACCGTCGCTGAAGACGATCGACGCCCGCGGCAACACGACGAAGGTCCGCGCGCTCAGCACGAACGTCGCCAGCGTCGCCGACGGTGACGAGGTCTCCGAGGCCGAGATCGAAAACGTCGTCGAGAACCCCGCGAACCCCAACTACATCCGTCGAAACATCATCACGAAGGGCGCGGTCATCGAGACCAGCGAAGGCGAAGCCCGCGTCACCTCCCGCCCCGGTCAGGACGGGCAGGTCAACGCTGTTCTGGTCGAGTAA